One genomic region from Jilunia laotingensis encodes:
- a CDS encoding ABC transporter permease has product MNYTSQPDTRYSPFRAVLLREWTRMTSRRLYFGVCIVLPLFTIFFMATIFGNGQMENIPIGIVDQDNTATSRNIARNISAVPTFKVTRHFVNEAAAREAVQRKEIYGYLSIPPRFEQDAVTGKDATLSYYYHYALLSVGGELMAAFETALAPVALSPIAMQAVALGVNENQIETFLLPIQANNHPIYNPSLDYSVYLSQPFFFVLFQVIVLLVMVYAVGSEIKFRTGDDWLSTARGNMVTAILGKFLPYTVIFSLMAILGNYVMFGILHIPFHGSWLLMNGMSVLFVIATQSLALFIFSLFPAVAIIISIVSMIGSLGATLSGVTFPVPNMYPLVRDASYLFPVRHFTELVQTMLYSGGGFIHVWPSAVILCIFPLLALAMLPHLKRAIISHKYENIH; this is encoded by the coding sequence ATGAACTATACTTCACAACCAGATACCCGTTATTCACCTTTCCGCGCTGTTCTCCTCCGAGAGTGGACGCGGATGACTTCACGTCGCCTGTACTTTGGTGTCTGCATTGTCCTGCCGTTATTCACCATCTTCTTCATGGCCACCATCTTCGGCAACGGACAAATGGAGAACATCCCGATCGGTATTGTCGATCAGGACAACACAGCGACTTCCAGAAACATTGCACGGAACATTTCTGCCGTACCGACCTTCAAAGTGACCCGGCATTTCGTCAACGAAGCTGCCGCCCGCGAAGCCGTGCAACGCAAGGAGATTTACGGATACCTTTCCATTCCTCCCCGTTTTGAGCAGGATGCCGTGACAGGAAAAGATGCCACGCTCTCCTATTATTACCATTATGCTTTGCTCTCCGTGGGAGGCGAACTGATGGCAGCTTTTGAGACGGCATTGGCTCCGGTGGCACTCTCGCCTATTGCCATGCAAGCAGTGGCATTGGGGGTGAACGAGAATCAGATAGAGACATTCCTACTGCCCATACAAGCCAACAACCACCCGATATACAATCCTTCACTGGACTATTCGGTTTATCTGAGCCAGCCTTTCTTTTTTGTTCTGTTTCAGGTGATTGTCCTTCTTGTCATGGTCTATGCCGTAGGTAGCGAGATAAAATTCCGCACCGGAGATGACTGGTTGTCAACGGCACGAGGAAACATGGTCACTGCCATACTCGGCAAGTTCCTACCCTACACCGTCATATTCAGCTTGATGGCTATCCTGGGCAATTATGTCATGTTCGGTATCCTTCACATTCCATTCCACGGAAGTTGGTTGTTGATGAACGGCATGTCCGTACTCTTTGTCATCGCCACACAATCGTTGGCATTGTTTATCTTTTCACTCTTTCCGGCAGTGGCAATAATCATCAGCATCGTTTCGATGATCGGTTCGTTGGGAGCCACGCTTTCGGGCGTTACCTTCCCCGTACCCAACATGTATCCGCTGGTACGTGATGCCTCGTACCTCTTCCCGGTACGCCACTTTACGGAATTAGTACAAACCATGCTCTACTCCGGTGGCGGATTCATCCACGTCTGGCCTTCGGCAGTGATACTTTGTATCTTCCCTTTGCTGGCACTGGCGATGCTTCCACATCTGAAACGAGCTATAATCAGTCATAAGTATGAAAATATCCACTAA
- a CDS encoding cobyrinate a,c-diamide synthase, translating to MQNRVIPQFLIAAPTSGCGKTTVARGIMAVLAQRGMKVQPFKCGPDYIDTKFHTSVCNGRASVNLDTFMASGSHVRELYAHYGSDADVCVLEGMMGMFDGYDRSRGSSAEIAGLLDLPVILVVDARSSAYSVAALINGYDTFDPRVHLAGVLFNKVGSASHAAILREACADTGVECFGCIPKDDSLDVNERYLGLDVREDKLESKDKLHLETIIRENIDFDALLQKCTCPFTPWNGNDGKIAFQESTNWNIVVARNKESFTFIYQEHLDILQGMGRVTFIDPESDHEIPQETDLLYLPGGYPEKNMEVLCKNHALLKSVADYAESGGRILGECGGMIYLSNTVRQRGSQMRMTGVLPIDIDAENCKLKLGYRQFEYNGQLLRGHEFHYTQMAQTALSSVVQVYSAKGRPVDTPIFRYKNVIASYTHLYWGEIDLLKLFGE from the coding sequence ATGCAGAATAGAGTTATACCCCAGTTTTTGATTGCCGCACCGACTTCGGGTTGCGGTAAGACTACGGTTGCCCGTGGAATTATGGCAGTCTTGGCACAAAGAGGCATGAAGGTGCAGCCCTTCAAGTGCGGTCCCGATTACATCGATACGAAATTTCACACCTCTGTTTGTAACGGTCGGGCATCGGTTAATCTGGATACATTTATGGCATCAGGAAGTCATGTGCGCGAGCTGTATGCACACTATGGTTCCGATGCGGATGTCTGTGTCTTGGAAGGGATGATGGGGATGTTCGATGGTTATGACCGTTCGCGTGGATCGAGTGCTGAGATAGCGGGACTGTTGGATTTGCCCGTTATATTGGTGGTAGATGCTCGTTCTTCCGCCTATTCTGTTGCAGCACTGATCAATGGTTATGATACGTTCGATCCGAGGGTGCATCTGGCGGGAGTTCTATTTAATAAGGTGGGTTCTGCAAGCCATGCCGCAATACTTCGGGAAGCGTGTGCGGATACCGGAGTAGAGTGCTTCGGTTGTATCCCTAAGGATGATAGCTTGGATGTCAATGAAAGGTATTTGGGATTGGATGTCAGGGAGGACAAACTCGAATCTAAAGATAAGCTGCATCTGGAAACCATTATCCGTGAAAACATAGATTTCGACGCATTGTTGCAGAAGTGTACCTGCCCGTTCACTCCTTGGAATGGGAATGATGGGAAGATCGCTTTTCAAGAGAGTACGAACTGGAATATTGTGGTAGCCCGTAACAAAGAATCCTTTACTTTTATTTATCAGGAACATTTGGATATATTGCAAGGCATGGGCCGTGTGACTTTTATCGATCCGGAGTCGGATCATGAAATTCCCCAGGAAACCGATCTTTTATATCTGCCGGGGGGATATCCCGAAAAAAACATGGAAGTACTTTGCAAGAATCATGCCCTGTTGAAGTCTGTTGCTGATTATGCGGAGAGCGGTGGAAGGATACTTGGCGAGTGCGGTGGAATGATATATCTTTCGAATACCGTCCGGCAACGCGGTTCGCAGATGCGGATGACGGGTGTATTGCCTATCGATATCGATGCGGAAAATTGTAAACTGAAGTTGGGTTATCGTCAGTTTGAGTACAACGGACAGTTGCTTCGCGGACATGAATTCCATTATACACAGATGGCTCAAACTGCATTATCATCTGTTGTCCAAGTATATAGTGCCAAAGGCAGACCGGTGGATACGCCCATTTTCCGGTATAAGAATGTGATAGCGAGCTATACCCATCTCTATTGGGGTGAGATTGATCTATTAAAACTTTTTGGGGAATAA
- a CDS encoding sirohydrochlorin cobaltochelatase, giving the protein MKQMKYYLMAAMMLATSAGFTSCGDDDEDNTTNPVEALARDSKTKNTAILLCTFGSTYEESVKTYEAIEKDFKDKYGSVADIYLSFTSRTCVNRVYESTGIDRVEPDYWLEALGKAGYERVAVQSLHVIPGEEYASLMGTDVKKKFMIEKFPHVKVLKSPNLLSDDEDVEKVAQYLYDDYQKELADKKNIVLFMGHGNPDGVYQHANDMYTKVENSLQTKAINKNVFVGTVDYGSMLFCPEDWKSDEMNPRDMADTYIYKKLINYVNGGKFSDYTIYLVPFMSIAGDHAHNDMWGQDEEKVDAVPEADCSWRQKLEKMGFNINTSEESHKDSYKNCTIKGLGDRANIRAIWLQHMTERWNDEDEWTTGEDYQ; this is encoded by the coding sequence ATGAAACAAATGAAGTATTACCTGATGGCAGCCATGATGCTCGCCACAAGTGCAGGATTTACCTCCTGCGGTGATGACGATGAAGACAACACTACCAACCCGGTAGAAGCCCTGGCTCGTGATAGCAAAACAAAAAACACGGCAATCTTGCTGTGTACTTTTGGAAGTACGTATGAGGAATCGGTTAAAACATACGAAGCCATTGAGAAAGATTTTAAAGATAAATACGGCAGTGTTGCCGATATTTATTTATCCTTTACCTCACGTACCTGCGTGAACCGTGTGTATGAATCCACCGGCATCGACCGCGTTGAGCCTGACTATTGGTTGGAAGCATTGGGCAAAGCCGGTTATGAGAGAGTAGCCGTACAGTCATTGCATGTGATCCCGGGTGAAGAGTATGCTAGTCTGATGGGTACGGACGTGAAAAAGAAATTCATGATCGAAAAGTTCCCCCATGTGAAAGTGTTGAAAAGCCCGAACTTATTAAGCGATGACGAGGATGTGGAAAAAGTGGCTCAGTACTTGTACGATGATTACCAGAAGGAATTGGCAGATAAAAAGAACATCGTATTATTCATGGGGCACGGCAATCCAGACGGAGTATACCAACACGCCAACGACATGTATACAAAAGTAGAAAACAGTTTGCAGACGAAAGCCATCAACAAGAACGTATTCGTGGGAACCGTAGACTACGGAAGCATGTTGTTCTGCCCCGAAGACTGGAAATCAGACGAAATGAATCCGAGAGACATGGCAGATACCTATATCTACAAAAAACTTATCAACTACGTAAACGGTGGCAAATTCAGTGATTACACCATTTATCTGGTTCCGTTCATGTCCATTGCCGGTGACCATGCACACAATGACATGTGGGGACAAGACGAAGAGAAAGTTGATGCCGTGCCGGAAGCCGATTGCAGTTGGAGACAGAAACTCGAAAAGATGGGTTTCAACATCAATACTTCTGAAGAAAGTCATAAAGACAGCTACAAGAACTGTACCATCAAAGGGCTGGGCGACAGAGCCAACATCCGCGCCATCTGGTTGCAACACATGACGGAAAGATGGAATGACGAAGATGAGTGGACAACCGGAGAAGATTACCAATAA
- a CDS encoding HlyD family secretion protein: MEQNRKSLSIAFVVVLIAVVLFTAIGMILMRKQPLVLQGQAEATEIRISGKLPGRIDTFLVKEGEWVKQGDTLVVINSPTVEAKYRQLDALEQVAVQQNKKIDAGTRRQIIATAQQLWNKTKSDLSLAQTTYNRILTLYRDSVVTSQRKDEVEALYKSAVAAERAAHEQYQMAVDGAQIEDKESARSMVNAARSTVEEVTSLLVDSRLTAPEDGQIATIFPKRGELVAPGTPIMNLVVMSDVHAVLNVREDLMPHFSMGGKFKADVPAIAKKGVEFEIYYISPLGSFATWKSTKQTGSYDLQTFEIHARPTTTVDGLRPGMSVLLTLEE; the protein is encoded by the coding sequence ATGGAACAGAATAGAAAAAGTCTAAGTATCGCCTTTGTCGTAGTACTTATTGCCGTCGTGCTGTTTACCGCCATCGGCATGATACTCATGAGGAAACAACCGCTCGTCCTGCAGGGACAAGCCGAGGCGACCGAAATACGGATCAGCGGAAAACTGCCTGGACGCATCGACACCTTTCTGGTGAAAGAAGGCGAATGGGTGAAACAAGGCGATACGCTAGTAGTGATCAACAGCCCGACAGTGGAGGCGAAATACCGTCAACTCGACGCGCTGGAACAAGTGGCGGTGCAGCAAAACAAAAAGATCGATGCCGGTACGCGCCGTCAAATCATTGCTACCGCACAGCAACTCTGGAACAAAACCAAGAGTGACTTGTCATTGGCACAAACCACCTACAACCGCATCCTTACCTTATATAGAGACAGTGTTGTCACTTCACAAAGAAAAGATGAAGTCGAGGCGCTTTATAAATCGGCAGTCGCAGCCGAACGCGCTGCCCACGAACAGTACCAGATGGCGGTGGATGGTGCGCAGATAGAAGATAAGGAATCGGCTCGCAGCATGGTCAATGCCGCACGCAGCACGGTGGAAGAAGTCACCTCCCTGCTTGTCGATTCTCGGCTGACGGCACCCGAAGACGGGCAAATAGCCACCATCTTCCCGAAACGGGGGGAACTGGTTGCCCCGGGAACCCCGATCATGAACCTCGTAGTGATGAGCGACGTACACGCTGTGCTTAACGTCCGCGAAGACCTGATGCCACATTTCAGCATGGGCGGAAAGTTCAAAGCCGATGTACCTGCCATTGCCAAGAAAGGGGTGGAGTTCGAAATTTACTATATCAGTCCGCTAGGTAGCTTTGCCACGTGGAAGTCAACAAAGCAAACAGGCAGTTACGACTTACAGACCTTCGAGATACACGCACGTCCCACGACAACGGTTGACGGGTTACGCCCCGGCATGTCGGTATTGCTGACATTGGAGGAATAA
- a CDS encoding cob(I)yrinic acid a,c-diamide adenosyltransferase, with product MKRIYTRTGDCGYTGIHGGERVEKDDIRIEANGTLDELNAIIGIVRSLLSAEHEWQKMLHTLQRELMVVMSRVATPSALRGQNPNSYSFDLVAYCEDEMDRMTRQLTDNDYFLLPGGTPVAAQLQFARTVARRAERRLWTLNRMDPVEEEVLKFINRLSDLFFVMARYDLQQQEWPEDRWQAFAYKRKRVE from the coding sequence ATGAAACGAATCTATACACGAACGGGAGACTGCGGATATACGGGAATTCACGGGGGTGAACGGGTAGAAAAAGACGATATACGTATCGAAGCTAATGGGACGCTTGATGAACTGAATGCCATCATCGGTATTGTCCGTTCACTTCTTTCCGCGGAGCATGAATGGCAAAAGATGCTGCATACGCTTCAACGGGAATTGATGGTGGTGATGAGCCGCGTGGCTACCCCGTCGGCTTTGCGGGGACAAAATCCCAATTCATATTCGTTCGACCTTGTTGCTTATTGCGAGGACGAAATGGATCGGATGACCCGGCAGCTTACGGATAACGACTACTTCCTTCTTCCCGGTGGAACACCTGTTGCCGCGCAATTACAATTTGCACGTACCGTAGCGCGCCGTGCGGAACGGAGACTTTGGACTTTGAACCGGATGGATCCGGTGGAAGAGGAGGTTTTGAAGTTTATAAACCGCCTGTCGGACTTATTCTTCGTTATGGCACGCTATGACCTGCAACAACAGGAGTGGCCGGAAGATCGTTGGCAGGCTTTTGCTTATAAACGGAAGAGGGTGGAGTAA
- a CDS encoding TolC family protein, with product MNLNQRILFFVLSVASIVPVAAQENLSFDQALNLLHDGNQSLKIADKGIEIAKSERGKLNAFWYPSLQSTGAFVHLSEKIEVKQPLSEFTDPAKDFVHSIIPDDKIISGILDQIGANTLVFPLAPRNLTTVDLTAEWVLFSGGKRFHATKIGNTMVDLARESRAQVDATQRTLLAESYYGLRLAREIVAVREEAYRGLEKHYENAVKLEATGMIDKAARLFAQVNRDEAKRELEAARKEEAVVQNALKTLLNREGESMDIAPSSPLFINDSIPPKMEFILAMNTSNYLVNQLNLQEHMSRQQLKIDRSGYMPNIALFGKQTLYSHGIQSNLVPRTMIGVGFTWNLFDGLEREKRIRQSKLTSQTLALGQAKAKDDLAVGVDKLYSQMQKAQDNVRALNTTIELSEELVRMRKKAFAEGMATSTEVVDAETMLAKVKVLRLAAYYEYDVALMNLLALCGTPEQFSSYEQQAITKS from the coding sequence ATGAACCTAAACCAACGAATCCTCTTTTTTGTGCTGTCGGTAGCCTCGATCGTCCCGGTGGCAGCACAGGAAAATCTGAGCTTTGACCAGGCACTCAATCTACTGCATGACGGCAACCAAAGCCTGAAAATTGCAGATAAGGGCATCGAGATCGCCAAAAGCGAACGTGGAAAGCTGAATGCCTTCTGGTATCCGAGCTTGCAATCCACGGGTGCCTTTGTGCATCTTTCCGAGAAGATCGAGGTGAAGCAACCCTTGTCGGAATTTACCGATCCTGCAAAAGACTTTGTACACAGCATCATTCCGGATGACAAGATCATCAGCGGCATACTCGACCAGATCGGAGCAAACACGCTGGTCTTTCCGCTGGCCCCACGCAACCTGACAACGGTGGATCTGACTGCCGAATGGGTACTCTTCTCCGGTGGTAAACGTTTCCATGCCACCAAGATAGGAAACACGATGGTAGACCTCGCCCGCGAAAGCCGGGCACAAGTGGATGCCACGCAACGAACCTTGCTGGCAGAAAGTTATTACGGGCTACGGCTTGCCCGGGAAATTGTGGCGGTACGCGAAGAGGCTTACCGCGGATTGGAAAAACATTATGAGAATGCCGTCAAACTGGAAGCTACCGGAATGATAGACAAAGCGGCACGCCTTTTTGCACAAGTCAACAGGGACGAAGCCAAACGGGAACTTGAAGCGGCACGGAAAGAAGAGGCCGTTGTGCAAAACGCCTTGAAGACCTTATTGAACCGCGAAGGGGAAAGCATGGACATCGCTCCCTCCTCCCCTCTGTTCATCAACGACTCGATTCCACCGAAAATGGAGTTCATCCTTGCAATGAACACCAGCAATTACCTGGTCAATCAACTGAACTTGCAAGAACACATGTCAAGGCAACAGTTAAAAATAGACCGGAGTGGCTATATGCCCAACATTGCCCTGTTCGGCAAACAAACTCTTTACTCGCATGGCATCCAGAGCAATCTTGTGCCGAGAACGATGATCGGAGTAGGTTTCACATGGAATCTGTTCGACGGGTTGGAAAGGGAGAAACGCATCCGCCAGTCCAAACTGACCAGCCAAACGCTAGCACTGGGGCAAGCAAAGGCAAAAGATGATCTTGCCGTAGGCGTGGACAAGCTCTACAGCCAGATGCAAAAAGCCCAGGACAACGTGCGGGCACTGAATACCACCATCGAATTGAGTGAAGAGCTGGTACGGATGCGGAAAAAAGCGTTCGCAGAAGGGATGGCCACATCGACGGAGGTAGTAGATGCCGAAACGATGCTGGCAAAAGTGAAGGTACTGCGGCTGGCAGCTTACTACGAATATGACGTGGCATTGATGAATCTGCTAGCTCTGTGCGGCACTCCGGAACAGTTCAGCAGTTATGAACAACAAGCAATAACAAAATCTTAA
- a CDS encoding TonB-dependent receptor plug domain-containing protein, protein MKYLLPVLLLMGTESLCAQSILNKDKELSVSLGEVVVTGTGTEHYLKDAPVQTEVITGKALDNYQGRSIDDLLGGLCASLSFNSNDMGSNIQLNGLNNDYILILINGRRINGDNGGQNDLNLINVANIERIEIVKGAASSLYGSDAIAGVINIITKKNKDKFSASNNTRIGSYGDVNQYNQIGFKNKKWNSNTSFSVKHTDGWRNTDLEYYHYELREGTVTRTVNRNTNFNLREELTYKVNKKLTLGADASYYQKNMYRLRGAYKYALNDYFYRNQSYGANARYNLSGYNYLSAEVSYDRYQYYYDYTAREITDDFDKETGRRITHYPGDRILQTQQQQVLALVKGVFYLTEKNILSVGLEHKHDFLKAPHRIESEDASVFTSSVYAQDEWDFTERFNVTAGVRAVYHKEFGAKLTPKVSALYKLGDFNLRGTYSYGFKAPTLKELYYNYVGNMMNKLKSYYGNKDLKPQTSNYGAVSVEYNLPKFRMSVTGYYNRIKDMIELTPIPIPAEDKFLEVQEAKQYKNLAKARSFGADVDLSYQILPSLTVSGSYSYVDAQAQYAGDPSDANYMKYVPINGSSKHNATWKANWGHGWKLYQLDVSIYGKYQSTRYYLTDGNGDGYQTWRINTSHSVLNTKKWKLNINAGIDNIFNYVDRTPFGWNHGSTTPGRTYYASVTVKFQNNSK, encoded by the coding sequence ATGAAATATCTATTACCCGTTCTCTTATTGATGGGAACAGAATCGCTTTGTGCGCAAAGCATACTTAATAAAGACAAAGAACTGTCCGTTTCACTTGGTGAAGTGGTTGTAACAGGTACTGGAACCGAACATTACCTTAAAGACGCTCCCGTACAGACCGAAGTCATTACGGGCAAAGCACTCGACAACTACCAGGGACGAAGCATTGATGATCTGTTGGGCGGGCTTTGCGCTTCCCTCAGTTTCAACAGCAATGATATGGGAAGCAACATCCAGCTGAACGGACTCAACAACGACTACATCCTTATCCTCATCAACGGACGCCGCATCAATGGTGACAATGGCGGGCAAAACGATCTGAACCTCATCAATGTAGCCAATATCGAACGGATCGAAATAGTGAAAGGTGCCGCCTCCTCGCTCTACGGATCGGATGCCATAGCCGGAGTCATCAACATCATTACCAAAAAGAACAAAGACAAATTCAGCGCATCCAACAACACGCGCATAGGAAGTTACGGAGATGTCAACCAATACAATCAGATCGGATTTAAAAATAAGAAGTGGAATTCAAACACTAGTTTCAGCGTAAAACATACGGACGGTTGGCGCAATACAGACCTCGAGTATTACCATTATGAACTCCGCGAAGGAACCGTCACCCGAACCGTAAACCGGAACACCAATTTCAATCTGCGTGAGGAGTTGACTTACAAGGTGAACAAGAAACTGACATTAGGAGCTGATGCCTCCTATTATCAAAAGAATATGTACCGCTTGAGAGGAGCCTACAAATATGCATTGAACGACTACTTTTACCGCAATCAAAGCTATGGAGCCAACGCCCGTTACAATCTTTCAGGATACAATTACCTGAGCGCTGAGGTTTCATACGACCGTTATCAATATTATTACGATTATACCGCCCGTGAGATCACCGATGATTTCGACAAGGAAACAGGAAGGCGAATCACCCACTACCCGGGTGATCGCATTTTGCAAACTCAGCAGCAACAGGTACTGGCACTCGTGAAAGGAGTGTTCTATCTGACGGAGAAAAATATCCTGAGCGTAGGTTTGGAACACAAACATGATTTCCTGAAAGCCCCCCACCGTATCGAATCGGAAGATGCCAGCGTCTTTACCAGTTCCGTATACGCGCAAGACGAATGGGACTTTACCGAACGCTTCAACGTCACCGCTGGTGTACGTGCCGTTTATCACAAAGAGTTCGGTGCCAAGCTGACTCCCAAAGTATCCGCTTTATACAAATTGGGGGACTTCAATCTGCGAGGCACTTACTCCTACGGCTTCAAGGCTCCTACCCTGAAAGAACTGTACTACAATTATGTGGGAAATATGATGAATAAACTCAAATCATATTATGGCAACAAAGACCTGAAACCACAGACATCCAACTATGGTGCCGTAAGTGTGGAATACAATCTTCCGAAATTCCGGATGAGCGTGACCGGATATTACAACCGGATAAAGGATATGATCGAATTGACCCCTATCCCCATACCTGCCGAAGATAAATTCCTAGAAGTGCAGGAAGCCAAACAGTATAAAAATCTGGCAAAGGCACGTTCCTTCGGGGCAGATGTCGATTTAAGCTATCAAATACTGCCGTCACTGACCGTCAGCGGAAGCTACAGCTATGTAGATGCACAAGCGCAGTACGCAGGCGATCCCAGTGATGCCAATTACATGAAATATGTTCCCATAAACGGTTCATCCAAGCACAACGCTACTTGGAAAGCCAACTGGGGGCACGGTTGGAAACTCTACCAACTGGATGTAAGCATTTACGGAAAGTATCAATCAACCCGTTATTATCTGACCGACGGAAATGGTGACGGCTATCAAACCTGGCGCATCAACACATCACATTCCGTACTGAACACTAAAAAATGGAAACTGAACATAAATGCCGGCATAGATAATATTTTCAATTACGTCGACCGGACACCTTTCGGATGGAATCACGGTTCTACCACCCCCGGACGTACTTACTACGCTTCCGTCACTGTGAAATTTCAAAACAATTCCAAATAA
- a CDS encoding ABC transporter permease, translating into MKISTNKLSQISLIIAREFRAISTSYAVLLVLMGGIFVYGLLYNYMYAPNIVTDAPVAVVDNSRSSLSRQFIRWLNATPQISVYAQAEDYREAKEWMKEGDVQGIIYIPYDFEKRVFQGEEAVFSLYATTDAFLYFEALQEASSRVMLAVNDAYRPDGALFLPPQGLLAIAMAKPINVSGTPLYNVTEGYGSYLIPAVMMVIIFQTLLMVIGMLTGDEYQDGSLRQYAGTKGQWGTAMRLVAGKTFVYIGLYAIFALFLLGLLPHFFSIPNIGSGLDIFIMLIPYLLATSFFGLAVSRWFTDSEAPLLMIAFFSVGLIFLSGVSYPLELMPWYWRAAHYVIPAAPGTLAFVKINSMDASMADIRPEYITLWVQTIVYFLLAVWVYRLKLAASARRLLTGDKNIPEENINKQ; encoded by the coding sequence ATGAAAATATCCACTAATAAACTCTCGCAAATATCGCTCATCATCGCTCGCGAATTCCGTGCCATCAGTACCAGTTACGCTGTATTATTGGTGCTGATGGGCGGTATTTTCGTGTACGGGTTGCTCTACAATTACATGTATGCACCTAATATCGTGACGGATGCTCCGGTAGCCGTAGTCGATAATTCCCGCAGCAGCCTGAGCCGCCAGTTCATCCGCTGGCTCAATGCAACGCCACAGATCAGTGTCTATGCCCAAGCAGAGGATTACCGGGAGGCAAAGGAGTGGATGAAAGAAGGTGATGTGCAAGGCATCATATACATTCCCTATGATTTTGAGAAACGGGTGTTTCAGGGAGAGGAAGCTGTATTCTCGCTCTATGCCACGACAGATGCTTTTCTGTATTTTGAGGCTCTGCAAGAAGCCTCATCGCGGGTGATGCTTGCCGTAAACGATGCCTACCGCCCGGACGGTGCCCTCTTTCTGCCACCGCAAGGTCTGTTGGCTATCGCCATGGCCAAGCCGATCAACGTGTCCGGTACACCGCTTTACAATGTCACCGAAGGTTATGGATCTTACCTGATCCCTGCCGTGATGATGGTCATTATCTTTCAGACATTGCTCATGGTAATCGGCATGCTGACGGGAGACGAATATCAAGACGGAAGCCTCCGCCAATATGCCGGTACCAAAGGGCAATGGGGCACTGCCATGCGCCTCGTTGCCGGCAAAACATTTGTCTACATAGGGCTATATGCCATCTTCGCTTTATTCCTACTGGGATTGCTCCCTCACTTTTTCAGCATCCCCAATATCGGCAGCGGACTTGACATCTTCATCATGCTCATCCCCTACTTGTTGGCTACCAGCTTTTTCGGACTTGCCGTCTCGCGGTGGTTCACCGATTCGGAAGCTCCTTTACTGATGATCGCCTTTTTCTCTGTCGGGCTGATTTTCCTTTCCGGTGTCTCTTATCCCCTGGAACTGATGCCATGGTATTGGCGTGCCGCGCACTATGTGATACCTGCCGCACCCGGTACACTTGCCTTTGTGAAAATAAACTCGATGGATGCAAGCATGGCTGACATCCGGCCGGAGTATATCACGTTGTGGGTACAGACCATCGTCTACTTCCTGTTGGCAGTGTGGGTATATAGGCTGAAACTGGCTGCTTCTGCACGGAGGCTCTTAACCGGTGACAAGAATATACCTGAGGAAAATATAAACAAACAATAA